From a region of the Sandaracinaceae bacterium genome:
- a CDS encoding PLP-dependent transferase gives MSESKKRSPLTTAVHGGEPRSYPYDALAAPIAQTATYSFANTEELIHYFEGRIERMEYGRYGNPTVALVEKKVAALEGVEDAAAFASGMAAVTLTILSLVEQGS, from the coding sequence ATGTCCGAGTCGAAGAAGCGCTCTCCGTTGACGACCGCCGTGCACGGTGGCGAGCCGCGTTCCTACCCCTACGATGCGCTGGCTGCGCCCATCGCGCAGACGGCCACGTACTCCTTCGCCAACACGGAGGAGCTCATCCACTACTTCGAGGGCCGCATCGAGCGCATGGAGTACGGGCGCTACGGCAACCCGACCGTGGCGCTCGTGGAGAAGAAGGTGGCCGCGCTCGAGGGCGTGGAAGACGCCGCCGCGTTCGCCAGCGGCATGGCGGCCGTGACGCTCACCATCCTGTCGTTGGTGGAGCAGGGCTC